In the Thermodesulfobacteriota bacterium genome, one interval contains:
- a CDS encoding class I SAM-dependent methyltransferase, with protein sequence MRDGSLREKVLGTRHPHDKVVKILTDIGPRGKLLDAPAGTGALSRRLKEAGFEVLAVDIEPSLFGAEGISCLRANLNAPLPFPDESFEFVLCSNGIEHLEDPFQFIRECYRVLKTKGKLLITTPNLLNLKARLANLLVGFNLFTGRPCNEVDAFAGGEHIHLANYFELRVMLHRNGFRILKVTTHQYSNTAMVLFFLFPLIYLATYRAFQRERNPLQRERNREIFRHTMSADLIFGKKLFLLAEKDPGYLRTG encoded by the coding sequence ATGAGGGATGGGTCGTTGAGGGAGAAGGTCCTGGGGACCCGACACCCCCATGATAAAGTGGTGAAGATTTTGACCGATATTGGCCCAAGGGGAAAATTATTGGATGCTCCGGCAGGGACGGGGGCCCTCTCCCGTCGTTTAAAGGAGGCCGGTTTTGAGGTATTGGCGGTGGATATCGAACCCAGCCTCTTTGGCGCAGAAGGGATCTCTTGTCTTCGGGCGAACCTTAATGCCCCTCTGCCCTTTCCCGATGAAAGTTTCGAATTCGTCCTCTGTTCGAACGGCATCGAGCACCTCGAGGACCCTTTCCAGTTTATCCGGGAATGTTACCGGGTTCTGAAAACCAAAGGAAAACTGTTGATTACGACGCCCAATCTTTTGAATTTAAAGGCGAGGCTGGCAAACCTTCTGGTGGGCTTTAATCTTTTTACTGGAAGGCCCTGTAACGAGGTGGATGCCTTTGCCGGGGGAGAACATATCCATCTTGCGAATTATTTTGAGCTCAGGGTCATGCTTCATCGAAATGGGTTTCGGATCCTAAAGGTCACCACGCACCAGTACAGCAACACGGCGATGGTTCTCTTCTTCCTCTTTCCTTTGATTTACCTGGCCACCTATCGCGCCTTTCAAAGGGAAAGGAATCCTCTCCAGAGGGAGAGGAACAGGGAGATTTTTCGACATACGATGTCGGCGGACCTGATCTTCGGGAAAAAACTCTTTCTCCTGGCCGAAAAAGACCCAGGATACCTTCGAACCGGATGA
- a CDS encoding acyl-CoA thioesterase → MKDYVDVEIRVRYAETDQMGVAYYANYLIWFEVGRSEFCRRKGFRYADLEKLGYRLVVSEVHCRYRGSARYDELILVRTRLKQLNKRMVTFAYQILGEDRKEILAEGETKHLCVSIEGKTRSLPDTYLQCLAG, encoded by the coding sequence ATGAAGGATTACGTGGATGTCGAGATACGGGTGAGATATGCGGAGACGGATCAGATGGGGGTGGCTTATTACGCCAATTATCTCATCTGGTTTGAGGTGGGAAGGTCGGAGTTCTGTCGCCGGAAGGGGTTTCGATATGCTGACCTCGAAAAGCTCGGATACCGGCTTGTCGTATCCGAGGTCCATTGCCGCTACAGGGGTTCTGCAAGGTATGACGAATTGATCCTTGTTAGAACTCGGTTGAAACAATTGAATAAACGGATGGTCACGTTTGCGTATCAGATCTTGGGTGAGGACCGGAAGGAGATCCTGGCCGAGGGAGAGACGAAACACCTCTGCGTCAGCATTGAGGGCAAAACGAGGAGCCTTCCCGACACGTATCTCCAGTGCCTGGCCGGTTAG
- the waaF gene encoding lipopolysaccharide heptosyltransferase II — translation MKVDFDQVRRILVRGVNWVGDTILTYPTVESLKRRFPGAMLSVLVPAPLADLWKNSPYVDEIIPFEKRGGARAVFDDLRIGRSLEKKRFDLALILPRSFRSAFQVYLARVPIRVGYRDEGRSILLTHGIVRKEELLRVHRIFYYHELLRSLGHQEVPSSPSLPLGEEERGWAEEILKGRGGLEGNPLVGLNPGAAYGSAKCWSPERFGELGRRLARARKAKVIIFGSESERRIGRRILDHLGNDGIDLTGRTNLLQLAALLERCAFLLTNDTGTMHVATAVGTPVVAIFGPTDPSATGPWGEGHVVVKKEVSCSPCFKRVCPTDHRCMEQITVEEVEEVIDKGWETFSNRRISRPEHPLSAHCQSPLVP, via the coding sequence TTGAAGGTCGACTTTGATCAGGTGAGGCGAATTCTGGTCCGGGGGGTCAACTGGGTCGGCGATACGATCCTCACCTACCCAACGGTGGAATCCCTGAAGAGGCGATTTCCAGGGGCGATGCTCTCGGTCCTGGTTCCGGCCCCTCTGGCGGATTTATGGAAGAATTCTCCCTATGTCGACGAGATCATCCCGTTTGAGAAGAGAGGAGGGGCGAGGGCCGTTTTTGACGATCTCAGAATCGGGAGGAGCTTAGAAAAGAAGAGGTTTGATCTGGCCCTCATCCTCCCGAGGTCTTTTCGTTCCGCCTTCCAGGTCTATTTGGCAAGAGTCCCGATCCGGGTTGGATATCGGGATGAAGGCCGGTCAATCCTGCTCACCCACGGGATCGTCCGCAAGGAAGAGCTCCTCCGGGTCCACAGGATTTTCTATTATCACGAGCTCTTAAGATCCCTTGGCCATCAGGAGGTTCCATCCTCTCCCTCCCTTCCGCTGGGGGAGGAAGAAAGGGGATGGGCTGAAGAGATTTTAAAGGGGAGGGGGGGGCTGGAGGGGAACCCATTGGTCGGCCTCAATCCAGGAGCGGCCTATGGGTCGGCCAAGTGCTGGTCTCCGGAACGTTTCGGCGAGCTGGGAAGAAGGCTCGCCCGGGCACGGAAGGCCAAGGTGATCATCTTTGGAAGCGAATCGGAACGGAGGATTGGTCGCAGGATCCTGGATCACTTAGGGAACGATGGGATAGACCTTACTGGGAGGACCAATCTGCTTCAGCTTGCTGCCCTCCTTGAACGGTGTGCCTTTCTCCTCACGAATGACACCGGAACGATGCATGTGGCCACCGCCGTCGGGACGCCTGTGGTGGCCATCTTTGGCCCGACCGATCCTTCTGCCACCGGCCCTTGGGGAGAGGGACATGTCGTTGTAAAAAAGGAGGTCTCCTGCAGCCCCTGTTTTAAAAGGGTTTGCCCGACCGATCACCGATGTATGGAACAGATCACGGTGGAAGAGGTTGAGGAGGTCATTGACAAGGGTTGGGAAACCTTTTCGAATCGCCGAATCTCAAGGCCTGAACACCCCCTAAGCGCCCACTGCCAATCCCCCCTTGTTCCTTAA
- a CDS encoding glycosyltransferase family 4 protein yields the protein MKILHLFSDWKWTGPSEPILNLCKALERRGHEVILAYRRPPVPVEDSLERRVRENGIFATDKFHLNRPLRLYSFRSIRDNLSDVFDLTDYLRSEKIEVLNVHQSHDHLLGGMAARRAGGPVVVIRTDHKRDAIPSHIGNRLLISKFTDGLITFSETGREKVERHFGFPKERICKANPALDLERFRTRIAGKDMRAHFGIGEEEIVIGMVARFQKYRRTEVFLEAIKQIVPEYPKIKVLLVGRSSQMEESVLKPMKRLGVEPWVVLGGYQTDHYLDTLACMDLFVFLMPGSDGTARALREAMAMGKPSIVANRGILPELIDHGVTGLVVEDTPENLAMATLQLLKAPELRSKMGQAAREKAQREFRLDRQAEVVEGFYQEVMKLGRWRGK from the coding sequence ATGAAGATCCTCCATCTCTTCAGCGACTGGAAATGGACCGGGCCCTCTGAACCGATCCTCAACCTCTGCAAGGCGTTGGAGAGGAGGGGACACGAGGTGATCCTCGCCTATCGGAGACCTCCCGTTCCAGTGGAGGACAGCTTGGAGCGAAGGGTCAGAGAGAATGGCATCTTCGCCACCGACAAGTTTCATCTGAACCGCCCCTTGAGGTTATACTCCTTTCGATCGATCCGGGATAACCTCTCGGACGTTTTCGATCTCACGGATTATCTCCGATCGGAAAAGATCGAAGTGCTCAATGTCCACCAGTCTCACGACCACCTCCTGGGCGGGATGGCCGCCCGAAGGGCCGGAGGCCCGGTGGTGGTGATCCGGACAGACCATAAGCGCGATGCCATCCCCTCGCATATCGGAAATCGCCTCTTGATTTCCAAATTCACCGATGGCCTCATTACTTTTTCGGAAACCGGGAGAGAGAAGGTCGAAAGGCATTTCGGTTTTCCGAAGGAACGAATCTGCAAAGCCAACCCCGCCCTCGATCTCGAACGATTTCGAACTCGGATCGCGGGAAAAGACATGAGAGCCCACTTCGGGATAGGGGAAGAGGAGATCGTGATCGGGATGGTGGCCAGATTTCAGAAATATCGGAGGACCGAGGTTTTCCTCGAGGCGATCAAGCAGATCGTCCCAGAATACCCCAAGATCAAGGTCCTTCTGGTGGGACGGTCGAGCCAGATGGAGGAGAGCGTCCTCAAACCGATGAAGAGGCTCGGCGTGGAACCCTGGGTGGTTCTCGGTGGGTATCAGACCGATCACTATCTCGACACGCTGGCCTGTATGGACCTCTTCGTCTTTTTGATGCCCGGTTCCGACGGAACGGCCCGGGCCCTCCGAGAGGCCATGGCCATGGGAAAACCATCGATCGTGGCGAACCGGGGAATTCTCCCCGAGCTGATCGATCACGGAGTAACGGGTCTGGTCGTCGAGGATACGCCCGAGAATTTGGCGATGGCAACCCTTCAGCTTTTAAAGGCTCCGGAGTTACGATCCAAGATGGGGCAAGCGGCCCGGGAGAAGGCCCAGCGGGAATTCCGATTGGACCGACAGGCCGAGGTCGTTGAAGGGTTCTACCAAGAGGTGATGAAATTGGGGAGATGGAGAGGAAAATAA
- a CDS encoding septum formation initiator family protein — MIGFLLFGFFTFFGEKGLLHLIRLKKELARIREMNLKLSEENEKLKEEIRRLRNDKGYIEEVARKELGLVKEGELLYQFDLPEGKNR; from the coding sequence TTGATCGGATTTCTCCTTTTCGGGTTCTTCACCTTTTTCGGGGAGAAAGGCCTGCTCCATCTCATCCGTTTAAAAAAGGAGCTGGCCAGGATCAGGGAGATGAATCTGAAATTATCGGAGGAAAACGAGAAGTTGAAGGAGGAAATTCGACGGCTTCGGAATGATAAAGGTTATATTGAGGAGGTCGCAAGAAAGGAGCTCGGGTTGGTCAAGGAGGGGGAACTCCTCTATCAGTTCGATCTTCCGGAGGGGAAAAACCGTTAG
- a CDS encoding radical SAM protein, whose product MKYEGMIFRPPSEAESLILQVTVGCSYNRCTFCGAYRGKKFRVKRFEEIQEDIDEVSGYPIRRVFLADGDALAIPQDELRKILEYLRRRIKGLERVGIYANARDILRKGLEQLKELRTLGLGILYLGLESGDPHVLKRVKKNATVEQMIQAARIVKEAGILLSVTVILGLGGVEGSQAHARETGLVLSKMDPDFVGALSLMVVPGTPIEREIEEGRLVLPTPFGLIQELETMIEHSEMTHCFFASNHASNYLPLRFWIPEQKEEALRRIREVLKRRDPALLRPEYLRGL is encoded by the coding sequence ATGAAATATGAAGGGATGATCTTTCGACCGCCCAGCGAGGCCGAGAGCTTGATCCTCCAGGTCACGGTAGGCTGCTCCTATAATCGATGTACCTTCTGTGGCGCCTATCGGGGGAAGAAGTTCAGGGTGAAACGTTTCGAGGAGATCCAGGAGGACATTGATGAGGTGAGCGGATATCCGATCCGTAGGGTCTTTTTGGCCGACGGGGATGCCCTGGCCATCCCTCAGGATGAACTGAGGAAGATCCTTGAATACCTCCGGAGGAGGATCAAGGGGCTCGAAAGAGTAGGGATTTATGCCAATGCGAGGGACATCCTCAGGAAGGGGCTGGAACAATTGAAGGAACTTCGAACATTAGGGTTGGGGATCCTCTATTTAGGATTGGAGTCTGGCGACCCCCACGTCCTGAAAAGGGTGAAAAAGAATGCGACGGTGGAGCAGATGATCCAGGCGGCCCGGATCGTGAAGGAGGCCGGGATCCTCCTTTCGGTGACCGTCATTTTAGGTTTGGGCGGGGTGGAGGGAAGCCAGGCCCATGCCCGGGAGACAGGCCTTGTCCTTTCTAAAATGGACCCGGACTTCGTAGGGGCCCTTTCTCTGATGGTCGTGCCGGGAACGCCGATTGAGAGAGAGATCGAGGAAGGACGATTGGTTCTTCCCACCCCCTTTGGCCTCATCCAGGAGCTCGAGACGATGATCGAGCACAGCGAGATGACCCATTGCTTCTTTGCCTCTAACCATGCCTCGAATTACCTTCCCCTTCGGTTTTGGATTCCCGAGCAGAAGGAGGAAGCGCTAAGGAGGATCCGGGAGGTCCTCAAAAGAAGAGACCCCGCTCTCTTGAGGCCGGAATACCTGAGGGGGCTCTGA
- a CDS encoding GDP-mannose 4,6-dehydratase, giving the protein MTSYEEAFQGRRVLITGGLGFIGSNLALRLVNLGAKVTIVDNMMPRLGGNLFNVREIVDRIRINFSDVRDEHSMDYLVKDQDYIFHLAGQVNHVDSIRNPIQDLDINCRGTLVLLESCRKNNPAVKIIFSGTRGEYGSSVRLPVGEDHPTNPKGIYAVTNLSAEKMVLVYDDVHKISGTCLRITNTYGPRHQMAHDEYGVVNWFIRKAIDDQAIPVFGDGRILRDFLYVDDLVDCFLQVAACPQAYGEVFNVGTGVPISFVELAKKIVEIAGTGRVIFTEFTKERKEVEPGDYYTDISKIKRVVGWSPKTDLEEGLRKTIDFYRRYKKEYWE; this is encoded by the coding sequence ATGACCTCCTATGAGGAAGCCTTTCAGGGAAGACGGGTCCTGATCACGGGAGGATTGGGTTTCATCGGATCGAACCTCGCCCTCCGCCTCGTCAACCTCGGAGCCAAAGTGACGATCGTTGACAATATGATGCCCCGCCTTGGAGGAAACCTCTTCAACGTAAGAGAGATCGTGGATCGGATCCGGATCAATTTCAGCGATGTCCGCGACGAACATTCGATGGACTACCTGGTGAAAGATCAGGACTACATCTTTCATCTCGCCGGACAAGTCAATCATGTGGATAGCATCCGCAATCCCATCCAGGACCTGGACATCAACTGCCGGGGAACCCTGGTCCTCCTCGAGTCCTGCCGAAAGAATAACCCGGCGGTGAAAATCATCTTTTCAGGGACCCGGGGAGAGTACGGGTCGAGCGTCAGGCTTCCGGTGGGGGAGGATCATCCCACCAACCCTAAGGGGATCTATGCGGTGACCAACCTTTCGGCGGAGAAGATGGTCCTGGTTTACGATGATGTCCACAAGATCTCCGGAACCTGCCTCCGAATTACCAACACCTATGGCCCCCGACACCAGATGGCCCATGATGAATATGGGGTGGTCAACTGGTTTATTCGGAAGGCCATCGACGACCAGGCGATTCCTGTCTTCGGGGATGGCCGTATTTTGAGAGACTTTCTCTATGTGGATGATCTCGTGGACTGTTTCCTCCAGGTGGCGGCCTGCCCCCAAGCGTACGGGGAGGTCTTCAATGTGGGGACAGGCGTGCCGATCAGCTTTGTCGAACTTGCCAAGAAGATTGTAGAGATCGCCGGCACGGGAAGGGTGATCTTCACGGAATTCACGAAAGAGCGGAAAGAGGTGGAGCCGGGCGATTATTATACGGACATCTCAAAGATCAAGAGGGTGGTAGGGTGGAGTCCCAAGACCGACCTCGAAGAGGGGCTTCGAAAGACCATTGATTTTTATCGGAGGTATAAGAAGGAGTATTGGGAATAA
- a CDS encoding glycosyltransferase family 9 protein → MGYQRILILRLSAVGDVIRTLPAVKAIKAHHPSSSISWVVEEPSQGLLESQPEIDEVILFPRKRWERGMKSAQGLMRTAWEVLSWVRLLRSRRFDLVLDFHGILKSGLLSFFSGSPKRIGYGRRASREGNFLFSNVRIDFVERVSRYEKNFRLLKGMGLEIPPQPYPVFVPKPDRDYINHFFDQAIPASKGPLIAIHPGTSRNTPYKRWFPGHYAQLADRLTMELGATVLYTWGPEELDWVKEIQGRMKGHSLLGPRTFSLTQLAEVYRRCHLYIGGDTGPMHLASLMGIPVVVLYGPTDPVVNEPIGIHKKVVKKVGCNPCRERSCRRLTCLEEITVEDVFKATEEVLSLST, encoded by the coding sequence ATGGGATACCAAAGGATTTTAATTTTAAGGCTGAGCGCAGTGGGGGATGTGATCCGGACCCTTCCGGCCGTAAAAGCCATCAAGGCACACCATCCTTCCTCGTCTATTTCATGGGTGGTCGAGGAGCCCTCCCAAGGGCTCCTCGAAAGCCAACCCGAGATTGACGAGGTGATCCTCTTTCCGAGAAAGAGGTGGGAAAGGGGGATGAAATCGGCTCAAGGCCTGATGAGAACGGCCTGGGAGGTCCTCTCCTGGGTTCGGCTCCTCCGCAGCAGGAGATTCGACCTGGTGCTCGACTTCCACGGCATCCTGAAGAGCGGACTGCTTTCCTTTTTTTCGGGTTCTCCCAAACGGATCGGTTATGGCCGAAGAGCGAGCAGAGAAGGAAACTTCCTCTTTTCGAACGTCCGAATCGATTTCGTTGAAAGGGTCAGCCGTTATGAGAAGAATTTCAGATTGCTCAAGGGAATGGGCCTCGAGATTCCACCCCAACCCTACCCGGTCTTCGTCCCAAAGCCGGACAGGGATTATATAAACCATTTTTTTGATCAAGCCATCCCTGCTTCCAAAGGTCCTCTCATCGCTATTCATCCGGGCACCAGCCGTAACACGCCTTACAAAAGGTGGTTTCCAGGCCACTATGCCCAACTTGCTGACCGGCTCACCATGGAGCTTGGAGCCACCGTCCTCTATACCTGGGGTCCCGAGGAATTGGATTGGGTCAAAGAGATTCAGGGAAGGATGAAAGGCCATTCCCTCCTCGGGCCACGGACATTTTCCCTTACCCAGCTCGCGGAGGTCTACCGGCGATGCCATCTTTATATCGGGGGGGATACGGGCCCAATGCACCTGGCCTCCCTGATGGGGATTCCCGTGGTGGTCCTCTATGGGCCAACCGACCCCGTTGTGAACGAACCCATAGGGATTCACAAAAAGGTGGTCAAGAAGGTGGGTTGTAACCCCTGCAGGGAACGTTCCTGCCGGAGGTTAACCTGCCTTGAAGAGATCACGGTGGAGGACGTATTTAAAGCAACAGAGGAGGTCTTGTCTCTAAGCACTTGA
- a CDS encoding glycosyltransferase family 2 protein — protein sequence MRDKLPVSVYVLTFNNRRTIERCLKSLPWAEELVVVDSGSTDGTYEICQRYTDKLYRREFRGHRDQYQYAADLTTRPWIMFVDADEEVPRALAEEIGEVLKDGADGVDGFFVYRQTYYLGRWIRYGGWYPDGEIRLYRREKGRWEGGLHAKVVVDGKVKVLKNKYLHYTYRDISDQIQTIDKYSRIAAEDMVRKGEKFSLFKLLFHPPFRFIKEYLLKMGFRDGLPGLVIIVSTMFYVFIKYAKLWEIQRAQKENLDDLL from the coding sequence ATGAGGGATAAACTTCCAGTCTCGGTCTATGTTTTAACCTTTAACAATCGTCGAACCATTGAGCGATGTCTGAAAAGCCTTCCCTGGGCTGAGGAACTGGTGGTCGTGGATTCGGGAAGTACCGACGGAACCTATGAAATCTGTCAACGTTATACCGACAAGCTCTACCGGAGGGAATTCCGGGGCCATCGGGATCAATACCAATATGCGGCGGATCTGACGACCCGGCCCTGGATCATGTTCGTGGATGCGGACGAGGAGGTTCCTCGGGCCCTGGCGGAAGAGATCGGAGAGGTCTTAAAGGACGGCGCAGACGGGGTGGACGGTTTTTTCGTCTACCGTCAGACCTACTACCTGGGACGGTGGATTCGATACGGCGGGTGGTATCCGGATGGCGAGATCAGGCTATACCGGAGGGAGAAGGGGAGGTGGGAGGGCGGACTTCATGCCAAGGTGGTGGTTGACGGAAAAGTGAAGGTCCTCAAAAATAAGTACCTTCACTATACCTATCGAGACATTTCGGACCAGATTCAGACGATCGACAAATATTCTCGAATCGCCGCGGAGGATATGGTTCGAAAGGGGGAGAAGTTCAGTCTCTTCAAGCTCCTATTCCACCCCCCCTTCCGTTTTATCAAGGAATACCTTTTGAAGATGGGATTTCGGGATGGCCTGCCCGGTTTGGTCATCATCGTCTCGACCATGTTCTATGTCTTCATCAAGTATGCGAAGCTCTGGGAGATCCAGAGGGCCCAGAAGGAGAATCTCGATGACCTCCTATGA
- a CDS encoding DegT/DnrJ/EryC1/StrS family aminotransferase, translated as MVPFIDLTRQYREIGGEILSATRRVLEKGRFVLGEEVSAFEEEFARFCGVRYGVGVNSGTDALYLALKAAGIGEGDEVITVANSFIATALAIAFTGARPLFVDVDPATFNMDPGHLEHLLKKRRSKRIKAILPVHLYGQPAEMDSLMDIARRYHLLIIEDACQAHGAAYQGKRVGSFGLMGCFSFYPTKNLGGGGDGGMIVTDDGKVYEKLRILRCYGERKKYHHALRAGNSRLDELQAAILRVKLSYLDRWNAQRRAKAQLYKERLQETGVQCPVESEKSQHVYHLFVIRVKRRDKLQRFLKAKGVETLIHYPIPIHLQKAFQDLGYQRGDLPVTERGSREILSLPLYPELSDEEIREVGEGIRYFSQRDKAR; from the coding sequence ATGGTGCCTTTTATCGATCTGACCAGGCAGTACCGAGAGATCGGGGGTGAGATTCTCTCCGCCACGAGGCGGGTCCTGGAAAAGGGGAGGTTCGTCCTCGGGGAGGAGGTCTCCGCCTTCGAGGAGGAATTTGCCCGTTTTTGTGGGGTTCGTTATGGCGTTGGAGTCAATTCTGGAACCGATGCCCTCTATCTCGCCTTAAAAGCAGCGGGTATCGGAGAAGGGGATGAAGTGATCACGGTCGCCAACTCTTTTATTGCGACCGCTCTGGCCATCGCTTTCACAGGGGCGAGACCTCTTTTCGTCGATGTCGATCCCGCGACCTTTAATATGGATCCCGGTCATCTCGAACATCTCCTGAAGAAACGAAGAAGCAAGAGGATAAAGGCCATTCTTCCCGTTCATCTTTACGGCCAACCCGCAGAGATGGACTCCCTTATGGACATTGCCCGTCGATATCATCTCCTGATCATCGAGGATGCCTGTCAGGCCCATGGGGCGGCGTACCAAGGCAAAAGGGTGGGGTCCTTTGGCCTCATGGGTTGCTTCAGCTTTTATCCCACCAAGAATCTGGGGGGCGGCGGAGATGGGGGGATGATCGTGACGGATGACGGGAAGGTATACGAAAAACTTCGGATCCTTCGGTGTTACGGAGAAAGGAAAAAATACCATCATGCCCTCCGGGCCGGAAATAGCCGGCTTGACGAACTCCAGGCCGCCATTCTCCGGGTGAAGTTAAGCTATCTCGACCGATGGAATGCCCAGAGGAGGGCCAAAGCCCAACTTTATAAGGAAAGACTTCAAGAAACGGGCGTGCAATGCCCGGTGGAAAGCGAGAAAAGTCAACATGTCTATCATCTCTTCGTCATCCGGGTGAAACGGAGGGATAAGCTTCAGCGGTTCTTGAAAGCGAAGGGCGTTGAAACCCTCATCCACTATCCCATCCCCATCCATCTTCAGAAGGCCTTTCAGGATTTGGGCTACCAGAGGGGAGATCTACCCGTCACCGAAAGAGGCTCCAGAGAAATTCTCTCCCTTCCCCTCTATCCTGAATTGAGCGACGAAGAGATCAGGGAAGTGGGAGAAGGTATTCGATATTTCTCACAGAGGGATAAGGCTCGATGA
- a CDS encoding TonB family protein, translating into MPRLVFLLIAVVGFCLWALLYIPSVQFPLEQGWREISREAAKRLGLKRGEGVSLEEKRIREEVILKKMEEASAQQDWRALAPEYPRMPKIEGATEEERMRALKNHPEFKALEREIENYLREKEEKFIPEAPIPSMKEALKIEKIRDRGAERVAERLLLVKERPVTAKPLEENLKLGIKGQLVTRRIIERPPPPTAQVGVEAEIEMMIWVLPNGMVDRVVPTIKGDAELERIAIQYLKHWRFAPLPKDHPQVEQSGTIPIKFKLQ; encoded by the coding sequence GTGCCCCGTCTCGTCTTCCTCCTCATCGCCGTGGTCGGTTTTTGTCTTTGGGCCCTTCTCTACATCCCGTCGGTCCAATTCCCTCTCGAACAGGGATGGCGGGAGATAAGCCGGGAGGCGGCCAAGCGTCTCGGTTTGAAAAGGGGCGAGGGAGTTTCCCTGGAAGAGAAGAGGATCCGGGAAGAGGTCATTTTGAAAAAAATGGAGGAGGCGAGCGCTCAGCAAGATTGGAGGGCCCTTGCCCCAGAATATCCCCGAATGCCCAAGATCGAGGGGGCCACGGAAGAGGAACGGATGAGGGCCCTCAAGAATCACCCTGAGTTTAAGGCCCTGGAAAGGGAGATCGAAAATTATTTAAGGGAGAAGGAGGAGAAATTCATCCCCGAGGCACCGATTCCCTCGATGAAGGAGGCTTTGAAGATAGAGAAAATCAGAGATCGAGGCGCAGAGAGGGTCGCCGAGAGGTTGCTCCTCGTTAAAGAAAGGCCCGTGACCGCGAAACCCCTGGAGGAGAACCTCAAATTAGGGATCAAAGGACAGCTGGTTACCCGGAGGATTATCGAGAGGCCCCCTCCTCCAACGGCCCAAGTGGGGGTGGAGGCAGAAATTGAAATGATGATCTGGGTCCTGCCAAACGGCATGGTCGATCGTGTCGTGCCAACGATCAAAGGGGATGCAGAGCTGGAGCGGATCGCGATCCAATACCTGAAGCATTGGCGCTTTGCCCCTCTTCCGAAAGATCACCCCCAGGTGGAACAGTCAGGGACCATCCCCATCAAGTTTAAACTCCAATAG